TATTCCTTTTTCTTGCAACATTTTACCATGTTTTAACTCATTTGCTAACTGATTGTTGGCTGCCCCAGCTATTACTTTAGCGTTTAATTGTGAAATACTATTATCGTTAACTGTAGCTCCTAAAGCACATGGCGCATAGATATCAAGGTCTAAACCGTAAATATCATTCCCTAAAACAACATTTGCATTATATTTTTTACTCAATTCTTCTAATCTAGCCTCATTAATATCATTTAAGATAACTTGAGCACCTTCATCAGTAATATGCTTTACTAAAGTTTCACCTACATGACCAACACCTTGTACTAAAACTTTCTTTCCTTCTAAATTATCTGTTCCAAATTTATATTTAGCTGCAGCTTTCATTCCCATGTAAACACCGTAAGCAGTCACAGGAGAAGGATTTCCTGATCCTCCAATAGCTTCAGAAACACCAGTTACATGTGGAGTTACTTCGCGAATAACATCCATATCTCTAGTTTCCATACCAACATCTTCAGCAGTAATATATCTTCCACTTAAAGAGTTTACAAACTCTCCGAATTTACGCATTAAAGCATCATTCTTTTGAGTTTTAGCATCTCCGATAATTACAGCCTTACCTCCACCTAAATTTAAACCAGTGATAGCGGACTTATAAGTCATACCTCTTGATAAACGTAATACATCGTTTAAAGCTTCCCACTCTGTTTTATATTGCCACATTCTTGTACCTCCAAGTGCCGGACCTAAAGTTGTATTGTGTATACCAATAATTGCTTTTAAACCTGTATCTTCGTCGTTGCAAAAAACAACTTGTTCGTGACCGTCAAAAGATAACTGTCCGAAAACAGGATCGTTTTTAAGGTCTTTAGTATCAATAATTTCAGACATCATAGTATATTACGTTTTACTTAAAAAGAATTTAACTATTCCTTAATATTAGGACTGCTAAAATACAGATTCTGCAATTACAAACCAAAAAAAGACTTGTAAATTGAAAAATACATAAAAAGAAAACGTTTTCTTTTACATATAAACAAAAAACACACTCAATAATTATATAATATAAATTGAAAGCCTTACAATACTTAAATAAATATTTCATAAAATATAAG
This genomic stretch from Tenacibaculum jejuense harbors:
- a CDS encoding Glu/Leu/Phe/Val family dehydrogenase; its protein translation is MMSEIIDTKDLKNDPVFGQLSFDGHEQVVFCNDEDTGLKAIIGIHNTTLGPALGGTRMWQYKTEWEALNDVLRLSRGMTYKSAITGLNLGGGKAVIIGDAKTQKNDALMRKFGEFVNSLSGRYITAEDVGMETRDMDVIREVTPHVTGVSEAIGGSGNPSPVTAYGVYMGMKAAAKYKFGTDNLEGKKVLVQGVGHVGETLVKHITDEGAQVILNDINEARLEELSKKYNANVVLGNDIYGLDLDIYAPCALGATVNDNSISQLNAKVIAGAANNQLANELKHGKMLQEKGIAYAPDFLINAGGIINVYAEVAGYGKEESKKRTENIYNTTLEIFELAEKENITTHQAAFNIAQGRIDARKKEQNS